The Thermodesulfobacteriota bacterium genomic sequence CATGAATACCTTTATCCATAGGGGCAATGCCCACTTCATCCGGCCCATTCTCTTGAAATATTACAATGTTTTTTGGATGTTATATTGACTTTTTCATGTGACTGAACATATATTTAGAAAAAAGAAGTTGGAGGATATAGAATCTAAGAAGCCACTTAATCCGTATCCTGGAAATTTCACTTGGCTCCTAGCTTAATCGGCAATTGATACAGTTTTAACTCCCATCAGACATGATGAGGAATGCTTCTCATAAAACTTAATCTTTAGTCAAAGACGAAATCATAGACAACGGGTTAACGGTTGAAGATAGGACTTACTGAATTTACTTTTTAAAGTCAAACTCGATATTGGGGCTAATTAATTAGTCGCTTCGGCAGACCACAACTAAGCACTTTGGCTGATACCCCGTTAGCAGTGGCGGTTGGCTCTTTATTGAATCTGAATAAGGAGGGGTGGAAATGAATGAGATATTAGCTAGCATCCTTAGCTCAGATAAGTTCATACCTCATGGCCATTGTTACCTGTGGAAGCCGGGGCTGGTATGGCTTCATGTCATCACCGACTCACTTGTCGCTCTCTCTTATTTCACCATTCCATTCACCATCGTCTATTTCGTCCACAAAAGAAGGGATATCCCGTTCAATTGGATGTTCATGGCATTTGCCATATTCATCGTCGCCTGCGGGACAACGCATCTCATGGGAGTCTGGACGGTGTGGAATCCCTCATACTGGCTATCAGGAATCGTGAAATCAGTCACTGCTATAGCCTCCGTCACCACTGCCATCTTATTGGTGCGTATCATACCTGACGCGCTGGCTATACCAAGTCCGCAAGAACTAGCCATAGCCAATAGCAAGCTACAGGAGGAAATAACAGAGCGCAAGCGAGCCGAAGAGGCGTTACGTGCAAGTGAGGAAAAGTTTCGAGCTGTGGCAGAGACAGCTAACGATGCAATCATCTCTGCAGATGGCCGTGGAAACGTAATCTACTTTAACAAGGGAGCAGAACTTATTTTTGGCTATTCTAGGAGTGAATTAATTGGCAAGCCCCTGACCCTGCTCATGCCCGATAGATTCCACGATGCCCACAAACACGGACTCAAGCGGTTTCTCTCAACAGGGGAAGCCCGCGTGATTGGGAAAACGGTTGAATTAGTGGGGAAAAGAAAGGACGGGACCGAATTCCCGGTGGAACTTTCCCTAGCTAGCTGGAAAACGGACGAAGGCACCTTTTTTAGCGGCATACTTCGCGACGTCACCGAACGCAAAGTGGCGGAAGAAGCGCTGCAAAAAGCACAAGTAGATCTGGAAAAACGGGTAAGAGAGCGCACCGCGGAGCTGGAAACCGAGATCACCGAGCGCACCCGCGTCGAGGAGGCTCTCAAGGAGAACCTTGTCCTGTTATCCAAAAAGAATCGCCACGAGGCGGTAATCCGCACTGTTACTCAGAGTGTTCATCAGTCCATTGATCTTCAAGATGTCCTAGAAAACGCCGTTGAAGCAATGATCGTGAATATAGATAAGGCGGATAATATCGGAATCTATCTGGTCGAAGGACAAGAGGCGGTTCTTAAGGCGCACAAAGGCTTAACACATTGGTACCTCGAGCGAGCCGGAAGAATTCCATATTCGAAAGGCCTTACCTGGAAGACGATAAGGGATGGGAAACCGAGATATTGTTCGGATACAGATAAAGATGAGTTTATAGGCCCTGCCGGAAAAGAGTTGGGAATAAAGAGCTATTTGTCTTTGCCTATTAACTTTGACGAGAAGACAATAGGCGCCATAAATATAAATTCCTTCACCAAAGGCGCCTTAGAAGAAGAGTTAGGGCTAATAGAAACTGTGAGAAAGCAGATCGAGATAGCGGTAAAAAATGCGAAGCAAACGGAAGCACTCAGACAATCGGAGGAGGAAATCCGCAAGATAAACGAAGAACTGGAAAAACGAGTTATTGAACGTACCCGACAACTAGAAATGGTTAACCGGGAGTTGGAAGCCTTCTCTTATTCAGTTTCACACGACCTCCGGGCACCGCTCCGAGCAATCGACGGCTTCTCTCGTATATTGTTCGAGGATTACTCCGATAAAATTGATGACGAAGGCAGACGATTGCTGTCGGTCATCAGAAAAAATACACAAAATATGGGACAACTTATCGATGACCTCCTATCCTTTTCCCGCTTGGGACGCCAGGAGATGAAATTATCTGAGATTAATATGAGTGAACTGGCTAGAATCATATTCGAGGAGATCAAACCCAATGATCCAGCCCATAATCTAAAGCTCGAAATTAACTCACTGCCTCCAGCCTATGGGGACAGGGCAATGATCAAGCAGGTCTTTGCCAACCTCTTATCAAATGCCGTGAAGTTCAGCAGAAAAAAAGAGGAATCAATTATAGAGGTTGGAGGGCGCATCGAAGGAATAGAGAACCTTTATTACGTTAGGGATAACGGCGTGGGGTTTGACATGAATTATGTAGATAAGCTATTCGGTGTATTTCAGAGGCTGCACAGCCAGGGGGA encodes the following:
- a CDS encoding PAS domain S-box protein, coding for MNEILASILSSDKFIPHGHCYLWKPGLVWLHVITDSLVALSYFTIPFTIVYFVHKRRDIPFNWMFMAFAIFIVACGTTHLMGVWTVWNPSYWLSGIVKSVTAIASVTTAILLVRIIPDALAIPSPQELAIANSKLQEEITERKRAEEALRASEEKFRAVAETANDAIISADGRGNVIYFNKGAELIFGYSRSELIGKPLTLLMPDRFHDAHKHGLKRFLSTGEARVIGKTVELVGKRKDGTEFPVELSLASWKTDEGTFFSGILRDVTERKVAEEALQKAQVDLEKRVRERTAELETEITERTRVEEALKENLVLLSKKNRHEAVIRTVTQSVHQSIDLQDVLENAVEAMIVNIDKADNIGIYLVEGQEAVLKAHKGLTHWYLERAGRIPYSKGLTWKTIRDGKPRYCSDTDKDEFIGPAGKELGIKSYLSLPINFDEKTIGAININSFTKGALEEELGLIETVRKQIEIAVKNAKQTEALRQSEEEIRKINEELEKRVIERTRQLEMVNRELEAFSYSVSHDLRAPLRAIDGFSRILFEDYSDKIDDEGRRLLSVIRKNTQNMGQLIDDLLSFSRLGRQEMKLSEINMSELARIIFEEIKPNDPAHNLKLEINSLPPAYGDRAMIKQVFANLLSNAVKFSRKKEESIIEVGGRIEGIENLYYVRDNGVGFDMNYVDKLFGVFQRLHSQGEFEGTGVGLALVKRIIHRHGGRVWAEGQVGEGATFYFTLPGEGGIS